The Seriola aureovittata isolate HTS-2021-v1 ecotype China chromosome 16, ASM2101889v1, whole genome shotgun sequence genomic interval GTGGACCACTTATTGACCCATGTCTCTGATCCGCAGGAGGTTGAGAGGAACCTGCAGGACGCCATGCAGGTGTGTCGTAATGTGCTGCTGGACCCCTTCCTGTTGCCAGGTGGCGGCGCTGTGGAAATGGCTGTGTCGAAGCGTCTGACGGAGCGTTCTCGCGCTCTGACTGGCATCGAACAGTGGCCTTACCGCGCTGTGGCCCAGGCTCTGGAGGTCATCCCCCGAACCCTGATCCAGAACTGTGGAGCCTCCACCATCCGAGTGCTCACCTCACTTAGGGTAcaatataactttatttataacgTCAATTACCTTCTTAAAACCAGGGTTTACAGGGTgcaaaacttaatttaaatttGTTGTGTATTTCTAGTGTTACGAATGATTTCATCctgcgtctctctctgtctccatctctctgtgtctctgtctcttgtctcttgtctatgtccctctccgtctctttctctttgtatcTCTGTGTTCAGGCCAAACACACTCAGGACAacagtgtgtgttggggtgTGGACGGAGAGACTGGTTCTCTGTCTGACATGTCGTCTCTGGGGATCTGGGAGCCGCTTGCTGTTAAAGCTCAGACGTACAAGACTGCTGTCGAGGTGAGGACAAAAACGTaatactgatcaatactgatcaatactgattGATACTGATGATGCTCACTGACAGATGTGGACTTGCATTTTTCAGACGGCCATCTTGTTGCTGCGCATTGATGACATTGTCTCTGGTCacaagaagaaagacaaagatgagCAGATGGGAGGACAGGGAGCCGAGTAGATCCACATTGATCCAGATCAACATCAGAGTCACTCcgacagtctgtgtgtttgtctgtttgtgtgtgtgtgtatgtatgtgtgtgtgtgtggggaccAGACGACTCACTGAAACTTAATAAAACGCCAATAAAGTCACTTAAAAACACGTTTCTGACCTGTTCTCATTCTTCCTCATATGTCTGACGTCttcacacctgttcacctgtcaaACTCACCTGCAGCTGAACCCACCCACCTTTGTGTGACCTGCAGCTGCTTGTGGTTTTTACTGTTTGAAatgtctgtaaaaacaaaatgaagacaaGTCCTATCAGTGTGAGGGTGAAATCTGAGAGTTGATGACAGTGTGATGTGACATGTAGTtcagtgaaaatattaaattaatttaataatcagGATCATAAAGACCAAATATATCTGGGATCAAGGAGAGATGATTAACGATTTTGCCTTAACTAAagttttaatgaataaattccTTGAAGTTAATTTGGTTCATTTAAACTGCGGACTTATTGTTGAAtacaggaaacaaacaacatgataCAAACCAGGAATTACGACAAGGAACGTTTAACatactgaggaaaaaaatctaagtttgatgacaaaacaaatatttaaggaaaacaaaaaaatacttaagtTTATTCTTTGAGTGGAGTAAGTATCTACTGTggtttaatttgtttatattgtttaaaGATTTTGattatatggaaaataatttaGAAAAATTGTAATTACATGTTAAACTGGaggatttgtttatttaactaacTGTGGCTACAACAACTATCATAATTTTAATAATCAGCTAAACTGACAGATTAGTCTCAATCATGAATATAAAAAGATACCTTTGCCGTAAAAATACACTAGTAAAATGTTCTTTGACCTGTGGTGTAGATGAACAGGTACAATACCTAAACTGTATCTAAGGTAACAGACTTTGTCAATAAAgattaaatagtaaaaaaaaaaaaaaggaaaaacctcgAAGGGCGGGGCTTCTCAATAGTCAGCTGACATATGAAGATAGAGGTCATGTGATTCGCAGCTCAGTCACAACAAAGATGGCGACTGCGATGAGCTGTGGAGTTTGTCctgtgtttcttctgttttctgtttttacttcgTGTCTCGGTTTGTTCAGCGGAGGAGAAACATTCAAACGACAGGtgagaaaattaaataattaaagcGAACCTGGAAGTGTGTGAAAACATCGAgtgaaacagagcagaggaagtgaaagtgatacattttatttcccTACAGTTCAGACAGGCTGCACACAGTCTCCACATTAAAGGTCTAATCGGGTTTATGCAGTTAAATGATATCCACTTTAAATTCAGGTGTAAAACTGCTGAGACTTTTGTTTTCTTAGtgttttattcttgtgtttaatgcagattattttcttgtaacattacagaaaaaagtttcatttgatgcctATAATTCCATTTAGTTTAATTTGCTACTATCATTTCACAgagaaatatttgactttttatatttgaaacaaacaggaaaactctgaaatgtttcaaactaaaactgtTACAAACAGAAGGTAGTGTAGAAAGTTGATATTCAATGTATCTCTGATCAAGCTCAAAAAGCCCAAATAAAGAATAATCCACTAATATGTGATAAAATTCATGGTAAACTAATACAGCAGTAAAACAGTGTAACACATGGAGTTAAATATGAtccacagtaaataaaacaaaaacaattagaTGCAGTTCAGTATTCACTTTAAAGCAGATTATTgacatttgatgttttctgaaagtTTTTATCACGGAGTGAAAAATTGAACCTTCTGCTTtagtttatgtttgtttttcttcagaggaaaatattaaacatgagAATGACACAGAAGCTTTACTTGACTCTTGCAttaaaaagtttatttaaagagaaacattttaatgtaactCGACAAAGTTAAAGACACTGATTTAGATTTTCTTCTGTAAAAGGAGCCattgatcaatcaatcagtatCTGCCTTTGATCACTGATGATTGACGGATGATTACCTGTTCTTCTCTCCTTCAGGTGTCGGTAGAGCTGAACCCTGGCTCGGCGGTGACACCTCCTGGTGGTGACCTGCTGCATGTGAGAGCTGTGGGAGACAATGATACGCTGCACTTCCTGTTCTGCAGCCAGGGGGCGCCAACGCTGCTGCTCGTCCACAccaactcttcttcttctactgtgaAGGTAAAAACCTTAAACCACAGAAACACGGTTCAGAAAATATTTCTAATCGTTGTTTTGAAACAGACAAGATgacttttgttgtttctgtcgtcatttatttcaaatgtctGTGTAGTCACAgttcagcagctcagtgaaaaatatgtaaatggcAACAACTATGTAGTGAAtccatgtgtattttttattcagtattATTCATTGTGTATTATTGTCCgctttattaggtacacctgcaCAATCTAATCCAGCTGTTCGGACATCAGGAAAACGTCTAAGATTGCTCTAATTATCAGTTATCTTTGTTCATATCTTCAGTCTTTTATTGCTGAGCTCAGAGTCACTGATGCTGCTTTATGTTCACAAGTGTTCCTAATATTCTGACCatgatgtgtgttgtgtattcTTTCTCTCAGGTGGACTGGCCTCTGTTTTTGGCTCGTAACACCAGCGGTAGCCTGAGGGTGGAGCCAGAGAGTAGCATCCTGTACAGCACTGCTGTCGTCTTCAGCAGGGTCAGAAACATCCACCTTAAATCAGACGGTTCACCTTAAATCAGTCTGTCCACATTTAATCAGACTGTCCACCTTAAGTCAGTCTGTCTGCCTTTAATGACTTTGTCCACCTTTAATCAGTCTGTCCACATTAAATTAGACTGTCCACCTTAAATTAGTCTGTCCACATAAAATCAGTCTGTCCACCTTAAGTCAGTCTGTCTGCCTTTAATGACTTTGTCCACCTTTAATCAGTCTGTCCACATTAAATTAGACTGTCCACCTCAAATTAGTCTGTCCACATTTAATCAGTCTGTCCACCTTAAatctgcagacagagaaagagaagatgaaataaaatataaatttgaaatgagttaaaagttaaaagattGTTGTAGAAGACTTTGTCCCttcagtgaaaaggaaaaatacacacCCCTTTtagactcctcctcctcctcctcctcgcagTAATATCCATTCAGTCTCAACAGGAGGAACATCTGGTCATCGCCATTAAACAAAAGGCTGTTTATGAATGATTTTAAAACTTGTGAACTGGTCTGTGTGAGGCACTGGGTCACGTTATCCTCGATCATAAGTCTGTGCACATGGATCAAACCATCACTGGAGCACCAGAGATGAGGTCCTACTGGGGTTAAACTGAAGGAGGACATTTTAGTGAAAGACATAGACATTAATGTTGCCTAAACAGAACATAGACTTGTTCCTCCCAAAGGCTTTGTTCAcctttactgtgtttttaccctttaaaactaaatataactTTAAAGGGAACCTATTATGCTTTTCCGAGTTTCCCCTtacttatagtgtgttatataggtttttgtgcatgtaaatggtcttCAGAGTCATATGGATCAAAGTTTACATCAAAATGAGAAACTCTTTCAGGATAAAAACccaattttctcctttgtatgaAACACCTCATTGGGGGtccagacattacttcctggtcctaGTGACTTCAATATATCTCTTGTTGCCACCTGGACACCCCCTGCAAGCTTGGCACGCCCCCACACAAGGCACAGCACATAACTACTTATAATGAAgacttttctttagttttgtagccAATGCCGAAAAGACAGTGTTCTCAATTTCCTGCAGAAATGTACTTCATTTTTCCGTGgttctccactgctccaaacattataGTGTGAGCCTGCACTtcaaggaggactgcttcagaAAACACCCACAGTTAGacgtttcattttcacaatggTTATTTCTGTAGTTCACACTTAATGTGGCCGAGCAGGGGACTCAGGCTCACAGCCTACAGTGATCTGTGATGTTTAACTGTGTCACCGCGACCTGATCACATTAGTAAGAAGCTGCACCGaagatataaatgtttaaacatttgtcagtgttgacatgcTGCACCTCCTTAGCTCAGATAAATTATCCATAATTTAACCgctgagtttgtttttcagaaactATGCGCCTTGAAGTTTAATTCAATCAGATTTTTGGCATCATaaaccagcaggaagtgaagcGGTAGAGATTCCCTATCTGTCGActgtctgttcctccattatttatattcctttaggCCGGAGGTGTCCACACATAAAAGATCAACAGGGTttctcataaaagtattccTGTCCAGCATCTTCATTTGCAGCGCTGCGGCTGCCTGACAGTGGGTACACTCGTTTTCTGCTCCAGTCCAGCTTGTGAAGATGGATCAGGTCTGTCATCTTCAGAATCGGACCCTTGCTCAAAACGATAAACAGGACCGGAGCCGCCACAACCGTTTGTTTACACGAGACATGCAGGACATGTTATTGCCATGGTCCTTGCCggcaagctgaccaatcagagcccagtgcgctctgattggtcagcttcaGAGGGTGAATAGAGTACAGAatacagaatttttttttttctgtgtgttggtTTGGACAAGTAACAGGGAGTTGATGAAGAAGAATTTGATgttaaaagaggaaaataaaatctggaTCTCTGACGTTTtcattgtttctctctcagttgTTGGAGTACGATGACGTTAACGACACGGCTGATCCGACCTCTGACCCTTTCCCTCCGTACGAGCTGCAGAACTTCACCTGGTCTCGTCTCAACCTGTCGGGTCCAGTCGCTCTGCTCTGTGGAGCCGCCTCAAACTTCATGAATGGATCGCTCTGCCTGCAGGTCAGTTATCCACATACAACTACAGCTGACTGCCTTCACGGTGACACCAGCGtcacatgacctttgacctctgaaaTTTGGTCTTAAAACACAAGTCACcaatctgtttgtctgtgttgtattGATTTTAGTGAAGTGATTCAAATAATCAATAAGACAAATCTTTAGTTATAGATTCTTTCAgccctctgtttttttcccccccagttgtcagtgtttcagtcGGAGGGGCGTGGTCAGTTGTGGCCCCGCCTCATACACACGGCTAACTCCTCCCAGATGGGGGTGTGGCTTGATGGTATGTTGCCACGGGCAAATCGTTCCAGGTTCCTACTGGAGCTGCAGGCAGTTAGCGGGGCATATCCTCTGAGCAGAGTGGAGGTTCTTCGATCAATCGATGACGAGTACACACCATCAATATTCAAGGTAATCAATAATTCAACgaatcaaatgttttatttatacaacagaaaaaagatCTTCAGTACACACAGGGCGTCAGTAACTGGGTGAAACAATCAGTTGgttaatcaatcaacagaagGATAATCTGCAACTGATCGATTGATCATTTCAGTcagaacatttgttttgtttgggttcTGTTCGGTCCAACAGGACAACTGAGGCCGTCACTTGAGctctgagagaagaggagggacaTGTTTGGCTTTTTGTAACCTCGTCAATCAATCGATTTATCAGGAAAAATTACAGTCAGATTGTTTGataatggaaagaaaaatgtagCAGCTCTGAAGATCATCAAGTGTTTAAAGATAATCAACCAAACTGACCTCTCAGGTGTCTTACTGGGTTAACCCTGCCCattctgacctctgacccctcagGTGTCACAGTGGGTTTCATCGGTGAACGGCAGCTCTGACGTTCTGGGTTTCGTGCAGTGGAAGCCGGTGGCGTACCGTCAGTCTAATCCAGCTCTGGAGGACGCCACGCCATGCCGTCACTCCGACCCTAGGCCTCAGAGCAGCGAGAAGACAGCGGCATCATCTGGTCTGATCCGAGCGTTTTACTCAGAACCTGATACGTTTGCACTCAACGTGAGCTTCGGCCTCGCAGGAGAACCGTTCTACAACAGCACTCAGTTCCTCAGCTGGTCAGTGGTCTGGTTAATGATCCATATTGATGACTTCTGATCAGTGTAGTAGTCCTGTAGATTAACTTCTACTTCCTGTCCTTTAGGACTGTGCTGGTGGGTGTCGGCTCTCCACCTGTTGACTCCTTCTCTCCACTGGTTGTCGCCATCATGGCGGTTGGTCTGGGAACTCCTGTGGTCGTCCTGCTGCTGGGTGGACTCTGGGTCTGCATACGTAAGAGAGCGGCAGACTCGACAACAGCCTATGAGCCAATCAACTAACAGCTGGGTCCCAGCCAATGAGACGACAGAGATGAattgatgatttgtttttaaagacttgCTAAAGGACAGATGACATCACTGTCCTGAAGACCTCCCCCTTGCGgttcagtcagccaatcatgaCCAAGGGTATTTattaagattttttattttctacaacctgtttttgtttttaatagtgAAGAAAAGTTTCTACTTGTTGGAGatgatttttattgttttagatttttaatcaTTGAATCAGCAGTTTTGATTTTAAACCTCTgaatacatttctttaaaaaatcagctgactttttatttttaactggggaaggaaaacaaggaaagaaatataaagaggGATATAACACACcatcacatacagacacacaacaatGGGACAAACCACTGACAGCTTTCTCTCTTCGCCAGATTCATGTTTTGATTCAttaaagaagagaaacagacagggTGGAGTGGAGTGCGTCTGTaccttcattttgtttttacactgatgTGTTGAGACAAATGATGAtcttgtaatttgtttttttttagtttaacttttctttaaaaatgtttaaatggttCAAATCCAGGTTTCTATCGATTCTGCCAAATTctgtataaattaaaaaaatgttttttacttataaaataaaaatgtctgtcatCTGAGGCTCTGGAGTCTTTTTAAAAGTCTGACATGAGGATAAATGTTTAgttcctttaaaaacaaactggcTCAGACTCATCAGTTACCTCTTCAGTTTATTTGTCTTAaacttcacagaaaaacaaaacgaaacTTATTTACAGTTGAACcctataatgaataaaaatcatCTGAACCACCTGATGCTTAAAGACACAGCAGCTGAACAGTGGAGAAAAGTTTGATCGTCTTCATCAGCTTGTCGACTGAACCTCTGAGCTCGTCAGATTTGTTCCGACCTATCAGCTGCTCAGATGATGACGTCTCTGCTGCCATCATTGGTTGTTCGGTCTGAAACGCTGAGGCAGggaccaatcagagcccagcCAGTGGCGAGGTTGCCCAATCAGGTGAAGGACAGATTCAAAACTAAACACTGTGGGAGGATTTAAAATGAGAATGAGGACCACTGAGGTCCAGCTCCAACCTGGTTCAGGTCTAGTTTTAaggtttccttttcttccttcaaaaacaaagtttgaacaaattcagtttaaaaactgttgttgattaaaaaagttaaattctCCATAAAGATTTAATTCCTTGACTGAAAACAAGATTTAGTTCAGTATGCAACTGTAATGTGATGATGTTACTGTCCCAGGAAAACCAGTAATCTCCAACATGTGTTTACATCTGTGAGGAAAATTTGAAAACAGACTCTTAATGGAGAATTTGACCtttaatgaattttaatgaaGATTTAATTGTtgatgaaggaaagaaaacaagagttAGAACAGCTCATACTTTACACCTCTGCCGCGAACAAAAAGTCTAGTTTCCCGCAGCTTTCTTTAGTGCTGTTCCCTGATCCATCGCAGTCTGTCTTCAGTCCAAACTCTGAATCTGGATCAGCTTAAACTCCACTTGTTAAAATAATGCTGCAGGGAGAAACTCCTCaatccaggtccaggtcctggtccaggtccaggtgtctctgGTGTCCTAGATGGACTCAATCTGACGACGGACCTTCTCAGAGGCGAGGCGGTCGAGCCAGCGCTGACGGATGACCACCAGGACAGCAAAGGCAACCGTCAGAGCTAACATGGCTGCCTCAAACTTCCAGAAGAGATGCTCCTCCATCACTGCAGAGCGGCAGCTGTCGAGGGTGGGAGGGCACATATTAGGGCTGGGCAATCAATATTTTTCCAATATTTAAAACTATCTCCAAAAACTACTGTAtgacatattaaaaaaatcagaaaGTTTAATGCTATCTAAATTTAACTGTtgataatcacaaaataaagatGTGAGACTTCATGTTGTAAAACACTAGAATGTTTTCAGCAAGTCATTCGCTTAGCATCATCTGTGTTTACATCCCAGACCCTGTTATCTACCGGGCCTGTGAAGAACTAGGTCAGACATAAAGCCCTAAACTCAGTACAGAGACAGACTTTCAATCCTTCCCAGGGGTCCAGACatcatttcaaaattaaagcctTTTTGATCAGTGTCAGTATTCTTATTAGAGAAGTTTAAACCAttagaaaacatgaataatagAGCTGCTAACAATGTAACTATACAACGTATTCAGAGCAGTGTAACATGAAGTGAGATGATAAAAGACATTGACGGGACAGTGACATCTGTTTTTAgttctatattttattttagttgatTTCTGCATCAGATTTCACCTAATTCATTCATATTAAGACTTCCACTGGTGAGTGACAACAGGTCTGAAACACTTGTACTTCATCTACAATAATACTGGTGACTTCCATGTTAAGAACGAGTGTTTGAACGACTGGTTCCAACGTGAATCTGAGAAGaaactgttttcttcctctcattcatgttcatttgtttttctgactattaactgtaaagaaaataattttctgcttgtgcattttttcttttcaacctGGATCTTGATCTAATGACTCATGAtggtcacagtgtgacagtctGACCTC includes:
- the glmp gene encoding glycosylated lysosomal membrane protein, producing MATAMSCGVCPVFLLFSVFTSCLGLFSGGETFKRQVSVELNPGSAVTPPGGDLLHVRAVGDNDTLHFLFCSQGAPTLLLVHTNSSSSTVKVDWPLFLARNTSGSLRVEPESSILYSTAVVFSRLLEYDDVNDTADPTSDPFPPYELQNFTWSRLNLSGPVALLCGAASNFMNGSLCLQLSVFQSEGRGQLWPRLIHTANSSQMGVWLDGMLPRANRSRFLLELQAVSGAYPLSRVEVLRSIDDEYTPSIFKVSQWVSSVNGSSDVLGFVQWKPVAYRQSNPALEDATPCRHSDPRPQSSEKTAASSGLIRAFYSEPDTFALNVSFGLAGEPFYNSTQFLSWTVLVGVGSPPVDSFSPLVVAIMAVGLGTPVVVLLLGGLWVCIRKRAADSTTAYEPIN